A segment of the Corylus avellana chromosome ca2, CavTom2PMs-1.0 genome:
AAAAACCACATGTTCTCATCACTCCACAACCCGTCCAATGAGTCCCCACCACCAAACCATCCATTGCTATGCTCCAATGCTTGGATATCCATGCCCGGTTGGCATGAGACCGGCCCGTTTTGTAGATTATCCGGGTAATTATTACCGCCCGATAAATCATGACATTCGGTTACATCCGAAATCGACGAAACTTGGGCCTCCGACGAATCCGATGAAGCACCGCCACCCGATATTGCGGGCATGAAATAAGGGTCAACCGGGTCGGTCCCAAACGCGCCAACCTGACTTGGGTTGACCCCAGCTGTGTGGTTACTGGTGGAGGCTGGTTGATCCGAGTAGGGTTCGGATGTGGCCCGGATCCGCTCCATCATCCGGGGAATCCATACGTAACGCATGGCGTCTCTAAACTGTTTGCTATTGACGTCACATTTGAGCTGCTTAGCCTGCTTTTGGACCCTCGTTCTCCAATAGTTTTTTATCTCATTATCTGTTCTCCCAGGCAAATATTGCGCTATTTTGGACCACCTATAATGTTTCAAAACATTAACCCAATATTAAATTTGAtccattaattatatatatatagtcaataaATGGAATAATGATGACAAAAAGTATATACCTATTGCCCCAACGAGAATGGAGCTCAAGAATCAATAGCTGTTCTTTGAGATTGATATTTCCACGCCTAACATCAGGCCGCAAGTAGTTCAACCACCTTAATCTGCAGCTTTTTCCGGTTCGCTTCAGACCtgtaaaaactgaaaaattcgGTTATGggttctaaattttttttttttttttttcctgataattaattaaggaattGGGTGTGGATGGTGATCAATTAATTACCTGCGCAGCGAGCAACGGAGTTCCAGCGACCCTCGCCGTGGATGGTGACGTAAGTCTTGAGCATGGAATCCTCTTCAGCCGTCCATGGACCTCTCCTGATGATGATGTCACTCACCTGCTCTGCAGACCCAGAAGCTAATATCACGTGACCCTCCATGGATCCCAGCTGGGCGAATTAAGGAGATGTTTGGATATAGAGAAGATGTTGGGTTTTTTGGATTAAAGTTGAGAGATAAGAAGGGGATTATATATAGAAGAAGTCATGGAAGACCATGTCACTAattaataaagaagaaaaaagtggcTTCATATACGTGAAAGAACACGCCACAACCAGTGTActatttgtttgattatttaaataatattgctaAGCGAATAATTAAGCAAAGAAGACTGGCTAGCTTACTTCTTCGGGTTTGACCCTTTGAATTTTTGTGATTTGCCCCTCACACACGCGCATACACGAATCGACCGtccatgttttttatttttttttatttttataataagatcAAGTTTCaacatgttttttattttattttatggtcttataccatgtttttgtttttaccttGTGAAGTTGATGGGAGACCggattaattatataattattcacaACCGACCCCTACTAATTAAGCCTCTTCCATCTCTCGTACGTGGTCTAAACTCTAAACTAGGATTAGGGTTTGGCTAGGCTCCAtacaattaatattttagccCACAGTTTGTGTACCACTTGT
Coding sequences within it:
- the LOC132171535 gene encoding transcription factor MYB78-like isoform X1; protein product: MEGHVILASGSAEQVSDIIIRRGPWTAEEDSMLKTYVTIHGEGRWNSVARCAVFTGLKRTGKSCRLRWLNYLRPDVRRGNINLKEQLLILELHSRWGNRWSKIAQYLPGRTDNEIKNYWRTRVQKQAKQLKCDVNSKQFRDAMRYVWIPRMMERIRATSEPYSDQPASTSNHTAGVNPSQVGAFGTDPVDPYFMPAISGGGASSDSSEAQVSSISDVTECHDLSGGNNYPDNLQNGPVSCQPGMDIQALEHSNGWFGGGDSLDGLWSDENMWFLQQQLCDAL
- the LOC132171535 gene encoding transcription factor MYB78-like isoform X2: MEGHVILASGSAEQVSDIIIRRGPWTAEEDSMLKTYVTIHGEGRWNSVARCAGLKRTGKSCRLRWLNYLRPDVRRGNINLKEQLLILELHSRWGNRWSKIAQYLPGRTDNEIKNYWRTRVQKQAKQLKCDVNSKQFRDAMRYVWIPRMMERIRATSEPYSDQPASTSNHTAGVNPSQVGAFGTDPVDPYFMPAISGGGASSDSSEAQVSSISDVTECHDLSGGNNYPDNLQNGPVSCQPGMDIQALEHSNGWFGGGDSLDGLWSDENMWFLQQQLCDAL